One Epidermidibacterium keratini DNA segment encodes these proteins:
- a CDS encoding polysaccharide biosynthesis tyrosine autokinase yields MTLYDYVRAIRTHWIVILVLALLGAAAGYGYSQLVQPLYRSETQVIVVPTRGDSATDLVQGSNYVQSLVQTYSILATSPTVLDPVIDDLGLDDTAARLARRIDVTVPLDTVAITIGVTDPSPELARETADAIADELASAVEEVSPVGADQQPAVQVETIATARSPQFPIIPNTRLNTGIGLAAGLALGVVFALVRRKLKTKVSDAQGVSELTDLPILGEIPMVSDSMSVARAIDAHPHGRVAESMRQVAANLKFVDIDKSRRVIMVTSGLSTEGKSSVSLGLALTLAEAGHRVLYLEADLRRPSAATYTQLEGSVGLTNVLISDLTLVEAAQSWGRSNLTILTSGPTPPNPGYLLSSGRLQQVIEEGRARFDYVIVDTAPVLVVSDALWLSAYVDGTIFVVRANRTKQEQLTEALGALENTHTPILGVVVDGAAKSDSSPYYSEDAKAPRARRSRQPARRSREPARRRATRVR; encoded by the coding sequence ATGACACTTTACGACTACGTACGGGCGATCCGCACGCACTGGATCGTCATCCTCGTCCTCGCGTTGCTCGGTGCAGCAGCAGGTTATGGCTACTCGCAGCTCGTGCAACCGCTGTATCGCTCTGAGACGCAGGTTATCGTTGTGCCCACCCGTGGCGATAGCGCGACCGATCTCGTCCAGGGCTCAAACTACGTCCAGAGCCTCGTCCAGACCTACTCGATCCTTGCTACCTCGCCGACCGTCTTGGACCCGGTGATCGACGACCTAGGTCTCGATGACACCGCAGCTCGGCTCGCTCGACGCATCGACGTGACGGTTCCGCTCGATACCGTCGCCATCACGATCGGAGTCACCGATCCCAGCCCCGAGCTTGCGCGGGAGACTGCAGACGCAATCGCCGACGAGCTCGCCAGCGCCGTCGAAGAGGTGTCGCCGGTCGGTGCCGATCAACAGCCAGCGGTCCAAGTCGAGACGATTGCGACGGCTCGTAGTCCGCAGTTCCCCATCATCCCGAACACCCGGCTGAACACCGGGATCGGCCTTGCGGCCGGTCTTGCACTTGGCGTGGTATTCGCGCTGGTCCGTCGCAAGCTCAAGACCAAGGTCTCCGACGCACAAGGCGTTTCCGAGCTGACCGACCTACCGATCCTCGGTGAGATCCCCATGGTGAGCGACTCGATGAGCGTGGCGCGTGCCATCGACGCCCACCCGCACGGGCGCGTGGCGGAGTCGATGCGGCAGGTGGCGGCCAACCTGAAGTTCGTCGATATCGACAAGAGCCGCAGAGTCATCATGGTGACATCGGGCTTGTCCACGGAGGGCAAGTCGTCGGTGAGTCTCGGGTTGGCGCTGACCCTCGCCGAAGCCGGTCATCGGGTGCTTTACCTCGAGGCCGACCTGCGACGTCCGAGCGCGGCGACCTACACCCAGCTCGAGGGATCAGTGGGGTTGACGAACGTCCTCATCAGCGATCTCACCCTGGTGGAGGCCGCACAGTCGTGGGGCCGCAGCAACCTGACGATCCTGACGTCCGGTCCGACGCCCCCGAATCCGGGTTACCTGCTCTCGAGCGGTCGACTCCAGCAGGTGATCGAGGAGGGACGGGCGCGCTTCGACTACGTCATCGTCGACACCGCACCGGTGCTCGTGGTCAGCGACGCCCTATGGCTGTCGGCGTACGTCGACGGGACGATCTTCGTCGTTCGGGCCAACCGGACGAAGCAGGAACAGCTCACCGAGGCACTCGGTGCGCTGGAGAATACGCACACGCCGATCCTCGGCGTCGTGGTAGACGGCGCGGCCAAGTCCGACTCCAGTCCGTACTACTCCGAAGACGCCAAGGCACCGCGGGCACGTCGCTCTCGCCAGCCAGCGAGGCGGTCTCGCGAGCCGGCGAGGCGCCGCGCTACCCGCGTTCGCTGA